A segment of the Streptomyces sp. L2 genome:
GAGCGGCCGGGGCTGGCGCGTTCCGTGCCGGTCATCGACCTCCTCGACGACGACGTGGACCTCGCGCCCGCCCGCCACCTGCCGCCGCCGGCCGTGGCCGACGGCGCGGAGCAGCTCGCGGTGGTGCGCGAACGCCTCGGCGCGACCCTGCGGCTGAGCGCCGACCTCACCCCGCCGCCCGCCGAGCCGGCCCCGCCGGCCCGCTGGCCGCTCACCTCCGTCGGCGAACTCGCGCGCGGCGGCGCGCTGCTGATGCGCACCGGCGGGAACGGCGGCCACGCGCGCGTGCCGGTCCTCACGGACCACGACGTCCTCGCCGGGACGGCGCCCTCCGGGACGCTCCCGGAGAGCGACGAGGAGGCGGTGCTGACGCAGCCCGGCGACGTCGTCGTACCGGTGCTCGGCGGCGGCTCGATGGCGCGCGTGATCGACGACGTGACGCGGGGCGCCGCCCTGGGGCGCAGCCTGGTGCTGCTGCGCCCCGACCCCACCGCGCTCGACTCCTGGTTCCTCGCCGGTTTCCTGCGCGGCACCGCCAACCACCGCCAGGCCAGCAGCTACGCCTCCACCGCCACCCGCCTGGACGTGCGCCGCCTGCAACTGCCCCGCCTCCCGCTGGACGAGCAGCGGCGCTACGGCGCCCGGTTCCGCGCGCTGGACGAGTTCGAGCGGGAGCTCCGGCACGCGAGCCGGCTGGGGGAGCAGCTGGTGCGGGGGATGTACGACGGGCTCACGGACGGCACGGTGCCGGCCGGCGGGGACGGCGGGGACACCCGGGCGGAGTGACAACGGTTCGGTACACCTTGGACCGGTTGTCCGTGCCGGGCCATATGCTCGAAGCGACAATCGCACGACCGGCGTTGCCCGCGACGGGCGGCGCCGGTCGGATGTACGCCCTCCTCAGGCATCAGGAGCAGCCATGCAAGGCCACGGCTACGCACAGCCGGTGAAGCAGCCGCCGCACCCCGCGTGGCTGGTCATCCTGCGCGTGCTGTTCGTCGCGGTCGGGGTCTTCACCATCGGCTTCCTGTCCTGGCCGATGATGCTGCGGCTGGCGGTCGTCACCCGTAAGTCGCTGGACTGGGGCCTGTTCGTGGCGGCGCTGGTGGCCGATGTCCTCGCCATCGTGCTGCTGGGCACCGAGCCCGGCGACGAGATCCACACCACCGGCGGCTACGTCGGCCTCTTCCTGCTCCTGGGCACACTGGTGGCCGCCATCGCCTACTACCTGACCGCGGAGATACGGCACTTCCAGCTGCGGCAGCAGGCGTACGCCGCGAGCGGGACGGCCGGGTACGGCTATCCGGGGCCGGCGTCGCCGTCGCCGTTCACGTCGACGACCGTACCGACGATGCGGCCCGGGCCCACGGCGCACAGCGCGCCCGTCATGCCGCACACGCCGCCCCCCGCGCACACGCCGCCCCCCGCGCACACGCCCGTGCCGCAGCGGCCCACGCCGTCGACGCCGCCGCAGCGCCCGGCGCCCGTACGGATCGACCAGGTCCGCGCCGAGCTGGACGAGTTGAGCGACTACCTGCGCAAGCACGACGGGCATGCCGACGGGCAGCAGGGCGCCGGGAACGAGGGCGGAAGGTGACCGTGGCGGCGACGGGACGGGTGGTCGCCGGCCGCTACGCGCTGTCCACGCTCATCGGGCAGGGCGGCATGGGCCAGGTGTGGACGGCCTACGACCAGCGGCTGGACCGGCGGGTGGCGGTGAAGCTGCTGCGCCCCGACAAGGTGGCCGGGCAGGAGGCCGACGAGCTGCGCCGCCGGTTCGTGCGCGAGTGCCGGGTGACCGCGCAGGTCGACCACCCCGGCCTGGTCACCGTGCACGACGCGGGCAGCGAGGGAGAGGAGCTGTTCCTCGTCATGCAGTACGTCGACGGCGCGGACCTCTCCGACCACCTCGCCGAGCACGACCCGTACCCGTGGCAGTGGGCGGTCGCGGTGGCCGCGCAGCTGTGCGCCGTGCTGAGCGCCGTGCACGCCGTGCCGATCGTGCACCGCGACCTCAAGCCGCGCAACGTGATGGTGAAGCAGGACGGCACGGTCACCGTCCTCGACCTGGGCGTGGCGTCCGTGATGGACAGCGACACCACCCGCCTCACGCACACCGGCTCACCCATCGGCTCGCCCGCCTACATGGCCCCGGAGCAGGCGATGGGCGGCGCGGTCGGCCCGTACACCGACCTGTACGCGCTCGGCGTCCTGCTGCACGAACTGCTCAGCGGGGACGTGCCGTTCGCCGGCTCCACCGCGCTCGGCGTGCTGCACCGGCACCTGTACGAGCCGCCGCTGCCCGTGCGCCGTATCCGGCCGGAGGTGCCCGAGGCGCTGGAGACCCTGGTGCTGAGCCTGCTCGCCAAGGACCCGCAGGCTCGCCCGGCGTCCGCGCAGGAGGTGTACGAGCACCTGGCGCTGCTCCTGCCAGCGCGCGGGACGCCCACCGGCGCGCCCCTGGACCCCACGCGCCCCTTCCTGCGT
Coding sequences within it:
- a CDS encoding serine/threonine-protein kinase, which translates into the protein MSTLIGQGGMGQVWTAYDQRLDRRVAVKLLRPDKVAGQEADELRRRFVRECRVTAQVDHPGLVTVHDAGSEGEELFLVMQYVDGADLSDHLAEHDPYPWQWAVAVAAQLCAVLSAVHAVPIVHRDLKPRNVMVKQDGTVTVLDLGVASVMDSDTTRLTHTGSPIGSPAYMAPEQAMGGAVGPYTDLYALGVLLHELLSGDVPFAGSTALGVLHRHLYEPPLPVRRIRPEVPEALETLVLSLLAKDPQARPASAQEVYEHLALLLPARGTPTGAPLDPTRPFLRPHAPWPDRARTPAPQPAPVAPAPPAAEKPDVAAAVDEVKRLLGEGRITQAVDILGAILPAAAEQHGEHSPVVRTLRKQYAATLMDDGQYRRAMPELRRLADERAAEAGQADPQSLRFRYEAAQCLEQLGEPAAALAEYRALLPYYENQYVSGDPQLAHDVRRRIGHLLLAVGDRPAAHDTLVRLLMDVERLHGPGHPLVADIRRTLQWLGQVRG